A DNA window from Aquarana catesbeiana isolate 2022-GZ linkage group LG01, ASM4218655v1, whole genome shotgun sequence contains the following coding sequences:
- the LOC141134402 gene encoding THAP domain-containing protein 1-like isoform X2 has protein sequence MTVCAANGCKNRLSKGCGKHFFRFPIKNPEYLAKWLAVLRRDKWKPSIYSRLCSDHFTENDYMLRPGASFPYLRLDAVPSIIDGVCIKKEPVKKPPKPIENSPCTSVLPNKPPCGTPAPEVGTADEHSYSVISYKEVAQTSKVDPVLVNLRRKKNTLQKQVLRQRNSIINLKKLIMQQRSNIQGNDPVQLMSKYFKGLTLDMFRHLVQNGKKNKGVQFSKEIKGFAVTLYYYSPVAYELCQPVLSLPDLETLREWMPSVVDLSHSGVVIQTEEAS, from the exons ATGACTGTCTGTGCTGCGAACGGCTGTAAGAATCGCCTGTCAAAAGGATGCGGCAAGCATTTTTTTAG ATTTCCTATAAAAAATCCTGAATATCTTGCCAAATGGCTTGCGGTCCTTCGCCGTGACAAGTGGAAGCCATCAATATACAGCAGACTATGTAGCGACCACTTCACAGAAAATGATTACATGTTGCGACCGGGTGCCTCATTTCCTTATCTGCGCCTGGATGCTGTGCCTTCCATTATTGATGGGGTCTGTATAAAGAAAGAACCAGTGAAGAAGCCTCCAAAACCAATAGAGAATAGCCCATGTACCTCCGTCTTGCCTAATAAGCCACCATGTGGCACACCTGCACCGGAGGTGGGCACGGCTGATGAGCACTCATATTCTGTTATTTCTTATAAGGAGGTGGCCCAAACTTCAAAAGTGGATCCTGTTCTGGTTAATTTAAGGAGGAAGAAGAACACGTTGCAGAAACAAGTTTTAAGGCAGCGGAACAGCATAATCAACCTGAAGAAGCTAATTATGCAGCAGCGAAGCAACATACAGGGAAATGATCCTGTGCAACTAATGTCAAAGTACTTCAAAGGATTAACATTAGATATGTTTAGACATTTAGTTCAAAATGGAAAGAAAAACAAAGGAGTACAATTCTCCAAGGAGATCAAGGGATTTGCTGTCACTCTATATTACTATTCCCCAGTAGCTTATGAACTTTGCCAACCAGTCCTTTCTTTACCAGATTTGGAGACTTTGAGAGAATGGATGCCTTCAGTAGTGGACCTGTCTCATTCTGGGGTAGTCATTCAGACAGAGGAAGCCAGCTAA
- the LOC141134402 gene encoding THAP domain-containing protein 1-like isoform X1, translating to MVETGKTLQQRLWKTFQEIMTVCAANGCKNRLSKGCGKHFFRFPIKNPEYLAKWLAVLRRDKWKPSIYSRLCSDHFTENDYMLRPGASFPYLRLDAVPSIIDGVCIKKEPVKKPPKPIENSPCTSVLPNKPPCGTPAPEVGTADEHSYSVISYKEVAQTSKVDPVLVNLRRKKNTLQKQVLRQRNSIINLKKLIMQQRSNIQGNDPVQLMSKYFKGLTLDMFRHLVQNGKKNKGVQFSKEIKGFAVTLYYYSPVAYELCQPVLSLPDLETLREWMPSVVDLSHSGVVIQTEEAS from the exons gcTTTGGAAAACGTTCCAAGAAATAATGACTGTCTGTGCTGCGAACGGCTGTAAGAATCGCCTGTCAAAAGGATGCGGCAAGCATTTTTTTAG ATTTCCTATAAAAAATCCTGAATATCTTGCCAAATGGCTTGCGGTCCTTCGCCGTGACAAGTGGAAGCCATCAATATACAGCAGACTATGTAGCGACCACTTCACAGAAAATGATTACATGTTGCGACCGGGTGCCTCATTTCCTTATCTGCGCCTGGATGCTGTGCCTTCCATTATTGATGGGGTCTGTATAAAGAAAGAACCAGTGAAGAAGCCTCCAAAACCAATAGAGAATAGCCCATGTACCTCCGTCTTGCCTAATAAGCCACCATGTGGCACACCTGCACCGGAGGTGGGCACGGCTGATGAGCACTCATATTCTGTTATTTCTTATAAGGAGGTGGCCCAAACTTCAAAAGTGGATCCTGTTCTGGTTAATTTAAGGAGGAAGAAGAACACGTTGCAGAAACAAGTTTTAAGGCAGCGGAACAGCATAATCAACCTGAAGAAGCTAATTATGCAGCAGCGAAGCAACATACAGGGAAATGATCCTGTGCAACTAATGTCAAAGTACTTCAAAGGATTAACATTAGATATGTTTAGACATTTAGTTCAAAATGGAAAGAAAAACAAAGGAGTACAATTCTCCAAGGAGATCAAGGGATTTGCTGTCACTCTATATTACTATTCCCCAGTAGCTTATGAACTTTGCCAACCAGTCCTTTCTTTACCAGATTTGGAGACTTTGAGAGAATGGATGCCTTCAGTAGTGGACCTGTCTCATTCTGGGGTAGTCATTCAGACAGAGGAAGCCAGCTAA